One Anas platyrhynchos isolate ZD024472 breed Pekin duck chromosome 2, IASCAAS_PekinDuck_T2T, whole genome shotgun sequence DNA segment encodes these proteins:
- the MED10 gene encoding mediator of RNA polymerase II transcription subunit 10, which translates to MAMSEKFDSLEEHLEKFVENIRQLGIIVSDFQPSSQAGLNQKLNFMVTGLQDIDKCRQQLHDISVPLEVFEYIDQGRNPQLYTKECLERALAKNEQVKGKIDTMKKFKSLLIQELTKVFPEDMAKYKAIRGEDPPP; encoded by the exons ATGGCGATGTCGGAGAAGTTCGACTCGCTGGAGGAGCACCTGGAGAAGTTCGTGGAGAACATCCGGCAGCTCGGCATCATCGTCAGCGACttccagcccagcagccaggcCGGCCTCAACCAGAAGCT GAATTTCATGGTGACAGGCCTGCAGGATATCGATAAGTGCCGGCAGCAGCTTCATGACATCAGTGTGCCCTTAGAGGTGTTCGA ATACATAGATCAAGGTCGCAACCCTCAGCTTTACACCAAAGAGTGTCTGGAGCGAGCTTTGGCTAAAAATGAgcaagtaaaaggaaaaatcgACACAATGAAG aaatttAAAAGTTTGTTAATTCAAGAACTTACAAAGGTGTTCCCAGAAGACATGGCAAAGTACAAAGCTATTCGAGGAGAAGATCCTCCTCCTTAA